One region of Oryzomonas sagensis genomic DNA includes:
- a CDS encoding RrF2 family transcriptional regulator, producing ALKALYHLAGQPASQPVLISDLAKAGNIPKKFLEFILLSLRKGGILQSRIGKGGGYYLASPPARITLGSVVRILEGDLAPVQCLSETNYAKCDECDDEAVCGIRLVMVDVNQALARVLDSLTLADMLERSETERSKRANVLDFSI from the coding sequence ACGCGCTCAAGGCGCTCTATCATCTGGCCGGGCAGCCCGCCTCCCAGCCGGTATTGATTTCCGACCTGGCCAAGGCCGGGAACATCCCCAAGAAGTTTCTGGAGTTCATCCTCCTGTCCCTGCGCAAGGGGGGCATCCTCCAGAGCAGGATCGGCAAGGGGGGCGGCTACTACCTGGCCTCCCCGCCCGCCAGGATTACCCTGGGCAGCGTGGTGCGGATCCTGGAGGGTGACCTGGCGCCGGTGCAGTGCTTGAGCGAGACCAACTATGCCAAGTGCGACGAATGCGACGACGAGGCGGTCTGCGGCATCCGGCTGGTGATGGTGGATGTCAACCAGGCCCTGGCCCGGGTGCTGGACAGCCTGACCCTGGCGGACATGCTCGAGCGGAGCGAAACCGAGCGGAGCAAACGGGCAAACGTGCTGGATTTCAGCATCTGA